From Paenibacillus sp. V4I7, one genomic window encodes:
- a CDS encoding Gfo/Idh/MocA family protein — MDKVRWGIIGCGDVTEVKSGPALQKAEGSELVAVMRRDGALAEDYAKRHGVAAWYDDAEALVNDPDVNAIYVATPPGFHREYALLAARAGKPVYVEKPMARNHAECLEMIAACEEAKVPLFVAYYRRGLPKFVEIKRLIDSGILGEVRFVQTTFLQTMREDDGQEQPWRIRPELSGGGLFVDLASHTLDVLDYLLGPIGEVKGFARNQSGQYQVEDIVTTTYAFESGVMGTGIWSFNAFKRSDVTEITGNLGKIAFSTFSDDIRLVMADGQIEEYAIPYPDHVQQPLIQSVVDELRGIGTSPSTGRTAARTNRVMDELLRDFYVHQQS; from the coding sequence ATGGATAAGGTGCGATGGGGCATTATTGGTTGTGGGGATGTGACTGAGGTCAAGAGCGGTCCTGCTTTACAAAAGGCGGAGGGCTCGGAGCTTGTCGCTGTAATGCGAAGAGATGGAGCGCTAGCTGAGGATTACGCCAAAAGGCACGGAGTTGCTGCTTGGTACGATGATGCGGAAGCGCTGGTCAACGATCCGGATGTCAATGCGATCTATGTGGCGACACCACCAGGTTTTCATCGAGAATATGCGCTGCTGGCAGCACGGGCGGGGAAGCCTGTTTATGTAGAAAAGCCGATGGCAAGGAATCATGCGGAATGTTTGGAAATGATAGCTGCTTGCGAAGAAGCAAAGGTACCTTTATTCGTGGCCTATTATCGCAGAGGCTTGCCGAAATTTGTTGAGATCAAGAGATTGATTGACAGCGGTATCCTTGGTGAGGTTCGATTTGTGCAGACGACTTTTCTCCAAACCATGAGGGAAGATGATGGACAGGAGCAGCCGTGGCGGATACGGCCGGAGCTTTCCGGAGGCGGTTTATTCGTTGATTTGGCGAGTCATACGCTGGATGTTCTTGATTATTTACTTGGCCCAATCGGCGAAGTGAAAGGTTTTGCCAGAAATCAGTCGGGGCAGTATCAAGTTGAAGATATCGTGACAACGACCTATGCATTTGAGTCTGGTGTTATGGGTACTGGGATTTGGAGTTTCAATGCTTTCAAGCGCAGCGACGTAACTGAAATTACTGGGAATCTTGGTAAAATTGCATTTTCGACGTTTAGCGATGATATTCGCTTGGTGATGGCAGATGGTCAGATCGAGGAGTATGCTATTCCGTATCCGGATCATGTTCAACAGCCTCTTATTCAATCGGTGGTTGACGAGCTGCGTGGTATTGGTACAAGTCCTAGTACCGGTCGGACTGCAGCGCGAACGAATCGGGTGATGGATGAATTGCTTCGTGATTTTTATGTTCATCAGCAGTCCTGA
- a CDS encoding ABC transporter substrate-binding protein, translated as MLKKKALVSFVLSAALMVVAGCGQKAAPAPAASAAATATPAATAAAQKSYKVAISQIVEHPSLDATRQGFLAALKEGGIVEGTNLKVDFNNAQGDQPNNLSIAQKIASADYDLVLGIATPSAQALVQQVKKSPILFAAVTDPLAAKIVNNVDKPGGNVSGASDTNPMAVAQLMDFVAANMPKVKTVGLVINEGEPNAVIMAKNAEQTLTKHGIKLIKAPVTNTSEVKQAAQSLVGRADAFLITLDNTVVSGVDGIIQIANEKHIPFFSSDRDTVEKGAFATVGFKYYDHGYQVGQMAVDILKNGKKPADMKVTVPEKMDLILNLKAAKAQGIDVTDAMKNAVKDKEKNIIQ; from the coding sequence ATGTTGAAGAAGAAAGCACTCGTATCATTCGTTTTATCAGCAGCTCTTATGGTCGTAGCAGGTTGTGGGCAGAAGGCAGCTCCGGCTCCGGCAGCAAGTGCTGCGGCTACAGCAACTCCGGCAGCTACGGCAGCCGCGCAAAAGTCTTATAAAGTAGCAATTTCCCAAATTGTGGAACATCCATCTCTGGATGCAACACGTCAAGGTTTCCTAGCAGCACTTAAAGAGGGCGGTATCGTAGAAGGTACCAACTTGAAAGTCGATTTCAACAATGCGCAAGGCGATCAACCGAATAACTTATCCATTGCTCAAAAAATTGCTTCCGCTGACTACGATTTGGTGCTTGGTATCGCAACACCATCCGCACAAGCTCTTGTACAGCAAGTGAAGAAATCTCCAATTCTTTTCGCAGCTGTTACTGACCCGCTTGCAGCCAAAATTGTTAACAATGTGGACAAGCCGGGCGGTAATGTTTCCGGAGCTTCGGACACGAACCCAATGGCTGTTGCGCAATTGATGGATTTCGTTGCTGCGAACATGCCTAAAGTGAAAACAGTTGGTCTTGTTATTAACGAAGGGGAGCCTAACGCTGTTATCATGGCCAAAAATGCAGAGCAAACCTTAACGAAACATGGTATTAAGCTCATTAAAGCGCCGGTTACTAATACATCTGAAGTAAAACAAGCTGCACAATCCCTCGTTGGCCGCGCAGATGCTTTCTTGATTACCCTTGATAACACGGTCGTTAGCGGTGTGGATGGTATCATTCAAATTGCAAACGAAAAACACATTCCGTTCTTCTCCAGTGACCGTGATACGGTGGAAAAAGGTGCTTTTGCAACAGTTGGCTTCAAATACTATGATCATGGCTACCAAGTTGGCCAAATGGCTGTCGACATTCTCAAGAATGGCAAAAAACCAGCAGATATGAAAGTAACTGTTCCTGAAAAAATGGATCTGATCTTAAACCTGAAGGCAGCAAAAGCTCAAGGCATTGATGTAACAGACGCTATGAAAAATGCAGTAAAAGATAAAGAGAAAAACATCATTCAGTAA
- a CDS encoding ABC transporter permease — protein MMDSMNGAVELGLLYALMALGVYITFRILDFPDLTVDGSFTTGGAIAAIMIAHGYSPLLACLAAFAGGLVAGACTGLLHTKGKINGLLSGILMMIALYSINMRIMGKPNISLLGVDTLFTSMSPIAVVLIIVIVFKLLLDAFLHTDLGLALRATGDNARMIRSFGANTDNTTILGLSLSNGLVALSGALIAQQSGFADISMGIGMIVIGLASVIIGEAIFGARTVFQATLAAVLGSIVYRIVVALALRVEWLKASDLKLITAIIVIIALVLPSVQRAIKQKATAKRRSAELIALAVKMNKGGDR, from the coding sequence ATGATGGATTCAATGAATGGTGCCGTCGAGCTAGGTCTTCTCTATGCCCTGATGGCGCTTGGTGTTTATATCACGTTTCGCATTCTCGATTTCCCTGATCTTACGGTGGACGGGAGTTTTACAACAGGCGGCGCTATTGCAGCTATCATGATTGCTCATGGCTATTCGCCGCTGCTAGCTTGTTTGGCTGCTTTTGCAGGCGGGCTTGTGGCTGGAGCTTGTACAGGACTGCTCCATACGAAGGGTAAAATTAATGGGCTTTTATCAGGCATTCTCATGATGATTGCCTTGTATTCTATCAATATGCGCATTATGGGCAAACCTAACATCTCGCTTCTTGGGGTGGATACGTTGTTCACCTCGATGTCGCCGATTGCCGTTGTGCTCATTATTGTCATCGTATTCAAATTGCTGCTGGATGCGTTCCTGCATACGGATCTGGGACTTGCTCTGCGAGCAACGGGCGACAATGCGCGAATGATCCGCAGCTTCGGCGCAAATACGGACAATACCACGATTCTAGGCCTTAGCTTATCGAACGGATTAGTGGCGTTATCTGGAGCTCTCATCGCGCAGCAGTCGGGCTTTGCCGACATCTCGATGGGGATCGGGATGATCGTCATTGGACTGGCTTCCGTTATTATTGGGGAAGCGATTTTTGGCGCTCGTACGGTTTTTCAAGCGACACTGGCTGCTGTACTAGGTTCCATCGTGTACCGTATCGTTGTCGCATTGGCACTGCGAGTCGAATGGCTAAAAGCATCAGACTTGAAGTTAATCACCGCTATTATCGTTATTATCGCGCTCGTTCTACCTTCCGTGCAACGAGCCATTAAGCAAAAAGCAACAGCTAAACGGCGCTCAGCTGAACTTATCGCCCTTGCTGTGAAAATGAACAAGGGAGGCGATCGTTAA
- a CDS encoding ABC transporter ATP-binding protein, with the protein MLQLSNVSKLFNPGSADEKIALIGINLTLKPGDFVTVIGSNGAGKSTLMNIISGVMTPDAGEVRIDGEVIHHLPEYERSRWIGRVFQDPMAGTAPRMTIEENLAMAYARGKKRGLSFGVTTRKRALFLEQLQRLGIGLEGRLRAKVGLLSGGERQALSLLMATFTKPQILLLDEHTAALDPSRAELITRLTEDIVREMKLTTLMVTHNMEQAIRLGNRLIMMDKGRIILDVSEERKKVLTVEQLLGEFEHISGNKLSDDRVVLG; encoded by the coding sequence ATGCTTCAGCTCTCGAACGTTTCTAAGTTATTTAACCCCGGTTCAGCGGATGAGAAAATCGCGCTAATCGGTATTAACCTGACCCTCAAGCCCGGTGACTTCGTCACGGTCATTGGCAGTAACGGCGCCGGTAAATCGACGCTGATGAACATCATCTCTGGCGTCATGACGCCGGATGCCGGCGAAGTGCGCATTGACGGCGAGGTGATCCACCACCTGCCGGAATACGAACGCAGCCGCTGGATCGGCCGCGTCTTTCAAGACCCCATGGCGGGGACCGCTCCTCGAATGACCATCGAGGAGAATCTCGCCATGGCGTATGCCCGCGGCAAGAAGCGCGGGCTAAGCTTCGGCGTCACCACGCGCAAGCGCGCGCTGTTCCTGGAACAGCTGCAGCGCCTCGGCATCGGCCTGGAGGGCCGTCTGCGCGCGAAGGTGGGCCTGCTCTCCGGCGGAGAGCGCCAAGCCCTCAGCTTGCTGATGGCGACGTTCACCAAGCCGCAGATTCTGCTGCTTGATGAGCACACCGCCGCGCTGGATCCTTCGCGCGCGGAGCTCATCACACGATTGACCGAGGACATCGTGCGCGAAATGAAGCTGACCACCTTGATGGTCACGCACAACATGGAGCAGGCGATTCGTCTCGGCAACCGCCTGATCATGATGGATAAAGGCCGCATCATCCTTGATGTGAGCGAGGAACGGAAGAAGGTCCTCACCGTGGAGCAGCTGCTCGGTGAGTTCGAGCACATCAGCGGTAACAAGTTGTCGGATGACCGCGTGGTGCTGGGTTAA
- a CDS encoding response regulator: MNDVNLNYEAKDRSHSTFENQPLLLVLNDDPEFLSFYKEHLEKENGMVIFESDNQPKAAELFYQLYPDYVIINASLIADDGVHVLNGFVQLCQDNHVPILISLDKEDLKLRYACMALADDVIGSCVDPVELVTRVIRNLRKRNRILDQILIDPMTGIKNYNNLQQEVEHQLNDLKRSHEPFAMVYVQVDDLPIVQETYGYAIGHQLVKELGKFIQKSIRPADSLYRFHREGFVLVLPKTVKEDAMKLMHRLIERFAQLRFQTTAGEISGTFSARVLDFMDPLQTIEQCLTLMTFPKDQAVADRKAWVMDGTATFTSITLRKLKVGIIDDDRLIREMLKHQLEDIADQDFEVEIRAYPDGEEFFNDPWHRQNERFLLIIDRIMPKMDGLEVLQKIRTQYDRRRYLCMMLTSRDSEEEISMAIQRGANDYMVKPFSIKELRARIRRLIRGTR, from the coding sequence ATGAATGATGTCAACCTAAATTATGAAGCAAAAGACCGTAGTCATTCAACATTTGAAAACCAGCCTCTTTTACTAGTTCTTAATGATGACCCAGAATTTCTTTCCTTTTACAAAGAACATCTGGAGAAAGAAAACGGGATGGTTATTTTCGAATCGGATAACCAGCCGAAAGCCGCGGAACTCTTCTATCAGTTATACCCTGATTATGTCATTATTAACGCAAGCCTAATAGCAGATGATGGCGTTCATGTATTAAATGGATTCGTTCAACTGTGTCAAGATAACCATGTTCCGATCCTGATATCTTTGGATAAGGAAGATTTGAAGCTACGTTACGCATGTATGGCCTTGGCAGATGATGTTATAGGTTCCTGCGTTGATCCCGTTGAATTAGTCACAAGGGTGATCAGAAACTTGAGGAAACGAAACCGAATCTTAGATCAGATTCTTATTGATCCGATGACCGGAATAAAAAATTACAATAATCTTCAACAAGAAGTCGAGCATCAACTTAATGATTTGAAACGCTCCCATGAGCCGTTCGCAATGGTCTATGTACAGGTGGATGATCTCCCTATCGTTCAGGAAACATATGGCTATGCTATAGGACATCAGTTGGTGAAGGAACTAGGGAAATTTATCCAAAAAAGCATCCGACCTGCGGATTCCTTATATCGATTTCATAGAGAAGGATTTGTTCTCGTTCTTCCGAAAACCGTCAAAGAAGACGCTATGAAATTAATGCACCGGTTGATCGAAAGATTTGCTCAGCTCCGTTTCCAGACAACAGCAGGAGAGATCAGCGGTACCTTCTCGGCTAGGGTGTTGGACTTTATGGATCCCTTACAGACCATTGAACAATGTTTAACACTTATGACTTTTCCGAAGGATCAGGCTGTTGCCGACAGGAAAGCGTGGGTTATGGACGGAACGGCGACTTTCACCTCCATCACATTGAGGAAGCTGAAAGTCGGAATTATTGATGACGACAGGTTAATTCGTGAAATGTTGAAGCATCAATTAGAGGATATCGCGGATCAAGATTTTGAGGTAGAGATTAGAGCGTATCCGGACGGAGAGGAATTTTTCAACGACCCTTGGCATCGCCAGAATGAACGATTTCTTCTCATTATTGACAGAATCATGCCTAAGATGGATGGTTTGGAGGTTCTGCAGAAGATCCGGACGCAATACGACCGACGCAGGTATTTGTGCATGATGTTAACCAGCAGGGATTCCGAAGAGGAAATCTCAATGGCGATTCAAAGAGGCGCCAATGATTATATGGTCAAGCCATTCAGCATTAAAGAGCTGCGCGCCCGAATAAGACGATTAATCCGGGGGACGCGATGA
- a CDS encoding glycosyltransferase family 2 protein, with protein sequence MNNYWDLAVFLFRIVNQVIFFYLVFVCFFYFILFFLAFNRLKRERGLHNVEPYKKVKKSAFTPPLSVLVSAYNEEIGIIGTVLSLVTGSGRLDYPEYEVIVVNDGSKDQTMQKMIERFKMVPLKDKVFQKRNGIETKPIKAVYKSEIYPQLLLVDKANGGKSDALNAGINLSKYPYFASIDGDTILEPDSFLKIMKPIIENTEQEILAAGGNVLIANGSTIVHGQMKEMRLSRNPWVIMQTIEYMRAFLMGRIGLSKNNLLLIISGAFGVFKTARVIQAGGYKLGTIGEDMELVIRLHRMNIENKWGAKIEYVADPVCYTEVPEEIKILRNQRVRWHRGLFESLWAHRKMALNPKYGRIGLIAIPYFLFVELFGPLIEMIGYLVVFIGWILGEVNIQYSLALLLFMVMYGSFLSMGSVLLEEWRLGKHKRVSELNCLFFFALSEAFWYRPIMTYWRVKALMSAIMGKKQGWGEMKRKGVSS encoded by the coding sequence ATGAATAATTATTGGGATCTTGCTGTTTTTCTCTTCCGGATCGTGAATCAAGTAATCTTTTTTTATCTTGTATTCGTTTGTTTTTTTTATTTTATCCTTTTCTTTCTAGCTTTCAATCGGTTAAAGCGAGAACGTGGCCTTCATAATGTAGAGCCTTATAAGAAAGTCAAAAAATCTGCGTTCACTCCTCCCTTATCAGTTCTGGTTTCGGCTTACAATGAAGAGATTGGAATTATCGGTACTGTACTATCACTAGTCACAGGAAGCGGACGATTGGACTATCCCGAATATGAGGTCATCGTGGTCAATGATGGATCTAAGGACCAAACTATGCAAAAAATGATTGAACGGTTTAAAATGGTACCCTTGAAAGATAAAGTATTTCAAAAACGCAACGGAATCGAAACCAAACCGATCAAAGCGGTCTATAAGTCGGAAATTTATCCTCAATTATTGCTTGTTGACAAAGCAAATGGTGGAAAATCGGATGCATTGAACGCGGGCATTAATCTTTCTAAATATCCGTATTTTGCTTCTATTGACGGAGATACCATATTGGAACCGGATTCTTTCCTCAAGATTATGAAGCCGATCATAGAAAATACCGAACAGGAAATTCTCGCTGCGGGAGGCAATGTGCTGATTGCGAACGGAAGCACGATCGTTCATGGGCAGATGAAGGAAATGAGGCTTTCCAGGAATCCTTGGGTCATTATGCAAACAATCGAATATATGCGCGCTTTCCTTATGGGGAGAATCGGATTGAGCAAAAATAATCTTCTTCTCATCATTTCCGGCGCATTCGGGGTATTCAAAACAGCAAGAGTCATTCAAGCGGGTGGCTATAAGCTGGGAACAATTGGCGAGGATATGGAGCTTGTTATTCGTCTTCACAGAATGAACATCGAGAATAAATGGGGAGCCAAAATTGAATACGTCGCGGATCCAGTGTGTTATACCGAAGTGCCTGAGGAAATAAAAATATTGAGGAACCAGCGGGTAAGGTGGCACCGGGGGTTATTCGAAAGCTTGTGGGCTCATCGAAAAATGGCTCTGAATCCAAAGTATGGGAGGATCGGATTAATTGCTATTCCGTATTTCCTTTTCGTGGAATTATTTGGTCCTCTCATTGAAATGATAGGTTATCTTGTCGTATTTATCGGTTGGATCTTGGGGGAAGTCAATATTCAATATTCGTTGGCTTTACTTCTGTTCATGGTTATGTACGGGTCTTTCCTGTCCATGGGCTCCGTGCTTCTTGAGGAATGGAGGCTAGGAAAACATAAGCGGGTATCCGAACTCAATTGCTTATTTTTCTTTGCTTTGTCGGAGGCGTTTTGGTATCGGCCGATTATGACATATTGGCGGGTAAAAGCACTCATGTCAGCGATAATGGGAAAAAAACAGGGTTGGGGCGAAATGAAGCGAAAGGGCGTTTCATCATAG